A stretch of the Medicago truncatula cultivar Jemalong A17 chromosome 5, MtrunA17r5.0-ANR, whole genome shotgun sequence genome encodes the following:
- the LOC11431978 gene encoding uncharacterized protein At3g06530 isoform X1, producing MATSLASQLQAIRSIALTDSAPQKRPFTRPSILFDPKEAADKSTESIYTIAAQGLEVLISTDERFRNYKNSLFSPKSKELDRGLKTEDENKQLNSLINPYLRLISGYFNLPAALQTLEYLIRVYKIHEHNVEDLILCSLPYHDTHAFVRVVQILKIRNRIWEFLKGVKDSGATLPRMVVVQQCLRDGGELLKSLCDYASPSKNPSRNVIGFCTAVVVEVLGVRVDEDIVKIIHPFVNSGLQPDKKDLSDHKASSLMIVCLLGHKTTLAPSLLNGLIRSVAGIARACEEAKDLHWFRLSLIALINLVQSQNVDTLPTKALDVLKKLRDLPGVLLELSKEFNIEKFLVVLLDSLIICSSKDEDCQQALLSLIEKVPINDSVHHVVTKILSTCVKLSEKVGDSTSSMSAGWAKEILKIVDMKYPSELRAAVHHFLQQHNTAHSKKDNSLYKILCKMLDGNLDSSSDISKSKVWFGLYHPKADIRRTTLLDINSSGILKNKAFVSEGLIDILEAILRQFDDEDLTVVQAALNVDGVENVPDSSKLLEALQNVLRRCVGKMLSGSTDNVSLTCEVAVSCLKKAISYFHDQKLKSIAAMIYPLLLAMPQTQDLNLKALVLVKEINWQLYDNIAEETTSIPGCLSSINLKVIEKLAGNFMVHHEDNIDWFVKSCNDTKLSKTLFFFVLLQSLVLIKPKGDNDFSALFESVFPILKAEWESSVNAGDVLLDEFNSEVLDLNSDCSAFFDQLLYAKLGPLNAKVMSCIFWRLIKALVSEKSSGNLLDDSKIKDLFVFFALSKFGNAFHEHLHFLAAQFRSAHLLSKFFTDEGVPAVVQVESLQCYGSLCTLQQNECQTDLLAEFPSLLVPLASDDKSVRDASLECIVKLHALWGRIEHGFQFLDELLTALVQIKKLILSDKKILSALFTSSLGSTPGSSYHNILLPPNMQNRFAKKEEILEFILGYTEKFSNYGKLMILSLLKGIGNPIIMHPKIASMLSNLMERYYDKHGNSFQKFSNTETRILCLLLENCVMSSPSGGDDLQNSLLKVLQLDGMTSDNPAYVEPCITVLKKLNSQFYTGLQDKAKEQLCLALVFLCRNANGDVQIATREALMRINIDFKTVGRILDPIIAPKYGKIRSADEKLKKRQKLTTHHEEELDDICRIDNLVDSLSSLLDVLLLKKDIANRHSLLDPLFKLLGMVFSEEWVNYTLSLEEGSSQPPSSLFETVNHIQQTLLIILEDIIMSHDSMAVLNEKMTNEINIKLLIDCARTTDVVVTRNHIFSLLSAVIRVLPEKVFGHLIDILPVIGKSAVTQIDSHSKHVFEDLISAIVPCWLSKTDDVEKLLKVFIDIFPEIVEHRRLSIVLYLLRTLGEGKKCLASLLRLLFSSLVSRNVTYFLNIETPDALTLCTIEWEYKLAVQICEQYASMTWLPSLVSFYEQRGNKNVDQSMFLELFLAMRFCLQKLQDPELLFKLESGVDSVVIQSQLRELMEHVVFLLHLVDARKKELNFPVIMRKELKETMRAVVRNITMVMIPSIYFKCIINLLHHSDKDVGEKALGLLCDAARNHATVSLTSKGNKGSRSRSSSRWLQLDESSQESLDNMCVEICKVLDDDSSSNSLKMAAVSALEVLAERFPSNSSTFVVCLESIITRCNTSQNSAMTSSCLRTSSALIKVLGPKALSKLDQIMAVIKSSKDLEPKANDVSPASNAPHLVSVLVTLEAVVDKLGGFLTKDLKNIMELLVLRPEYVSGIDAKVESRAHGLRKLLAEKIPVRLALPPLIELYPAAVEAGDTSLTILFDMLATFIGTMDRSSIVAFHGRIFDFCLVALDLRGSPHSVQNIDLVEEGVKNAMLALTLKLTESMFKPLFIRSIEWLVDETVSSGSMDRAISFYGMVNKLAENHRSLFVPYFKYLLSSCVHHLGDGGYLKLFSSSQKKKKAKILGDGDVKETDVLSIKGWHLRTLVLSSLHKCFLYDTGSPKFLDSSNFQMLLKPIVSQLDLDPPASLDDHMNIPSVNEFDDLLVVCIGQMAVTAGSDLLWQSLNHEVLMQTRTEKTRVRILGLRIVKYLVDNLKEEYLVLDETIPILGELLEDVELSVKSLAQEILQEMESLSGKSL from the exons ATGGCAACTTCCTTAGCTTCTCAATTACAAGCTATCAGATCCATAGCACTTACTGATTCCGCACCTCAAAAGCGACCGTTCACTCGTCCTTCTATCTTGTTCGATCCTAAAGAAGCTGCTGATAAGAGTACTGAATCCATTTACACCATTGCTGCTCAAg GATTGGAGGTTCTGATTAGCACCGATGAACGGTTTAGGAATTATAAGAATAGTTTGTTCAGTCCCAAGAGTAAAGAATTGGATAGAGGATTAAAGACAGAAGACGagaataaacaacttaattcttTGATTAATCCGTACTTGAGATTAATTTCTGGATATTTTAATCTTCCGGCTGCTCTTCAAACACTCGAGTATTTGATACGTGTATACAA AATACATGAGCACAATGTTGAGGATTTGATTTTGTGTTCATTGCCTTACCACGACACACATGCATTTGTTCGTGTAGTACAGATACTTAAGATACG GAATCGTATATGGGAGTTTCTTAAGGGTGTGAAAGACTCGGGTGCAACACTACCTAGAATGGTTGTAGTGCAACAATGTCTTCGAGATGGTGGTGAATTATTAAAATCTTTATGCGACTAT GCATCTCCATCCAAAAATCCTTCAAGGAATGTAATTGGCTTTTGTACcgctgttgttgttgaagttttgGGTGTGAGGGTGGATGAAGATATTGTCAAAATAATACATCCTTTCGTGAATTCTGGTCTTCAGCCTGATAAGAAGGATCTTTCAGATCACAAG GCCAGTTCATTGATGATAGTTTGCTTGCTTGGACATAAAACAACATTAGCTCCATCACTTTTGAATGGTTTGATACGTTCAGTTGCCGGGATTGCTCGTGCTTGTGAGGAGGCTAAAGATCTTCATTGGTTTCGGTTGTCACTTATTGCCTTAATCAATCTTGTCCAG TCCCAAAATGTGGACACACTTCCAACGAAGGCCTTGGATGTTTTAAAGAAACTAAG GGATTTGCCTGGAGTTTTATTAGAATTGTCTAAGGAGTTCAACATTGAAAAGTTTCTCGTTGTTCTGTTGGACTCCCTAATTATCTGCAG TTCTAAGGATGAAGACTGCCAGCAGGCTTTGCTGTCCTTGATAGAAAAGGTCCCCATAAATGACTCTGTTCATCATGTGGTTACCAAGATCCTATCAACTTGTGTGAAACTATCAGAAAAAGTTGGTGACTCAACATCTTCAATGTCAG CTGGATGGGCAAAAgagattctgaaaattgttgaTATGAAGTATCCTTCTGAACTCCGTGCAGCagttcatcattttcttcag CAGCATAACACAGCACATTCTAAGAAAGACAATTCATTGTATAAGATTTTATGTAAGATGTTGGATGGCAATTTGGATTCATCATCTGATATCTCGAAGTCAAAAGTTTGGTTTGGCTTGTATCATCCAAAG GCTGATATTAGACGTACTACACTGCTTGATATAAATTCTTCGGGGATCTTGAAAAACAAGGCATTTGTTTCAGAG GGTCTTATTGACATCCTAGAGGCCATATTGAGACagtttgatgatgaagatcTAACAGTTGTTCAAGCAGCTTTAAATGTCGATGGCGTGGAAAATGTACCAGATTCTTCTAAGCTTCTCGAGGCACTGCAAAATGTGCTAAGAAGATGTGTTGGCAAGATGCTGTCTG GTTCAACCGATAATGTTAGTCTTACTTGCGAAGTTGCTGTCAGTTGTCTAAAGAAAGCCATATCATACTTCCATGATCAGAAATTGAAAAGCATCGCTGCCATGATTTATCCATTACTCCTTGCTATGCCACAG ACACAAGACTTAAATTTAAAAGCTCTGGTACTAGTCAAAGAAATTAACTGGCAACTTTATGATAATATTGCTGAAGAAACG ACATCGATACCTGGATGTTTATCTTCAATTAACTTGAAGGTTATCGAAAAATTGGCTGGCAATTTCATGGTCCACCATGAAGATAATATAGATTGGTTTGTTAAAAGCTGCAATGATACAAAATTGTCAAAGACGCTCTTCTTTTTTGTTCTATTGCAGTCTCTTGTGCTGATAAAACCAAAAG GTGATAATGACTTTTCTGCACTGTTTGAAAGTGTGTTTCCTATTCTGAAGGCTGAGTGGGAATCTTCAGTGAATGCTGGTGATGTTCTTTTGGACGAG TTCAATTCTGAAGTGTTAGACTTAAACTCGGACTGTAGTGCATTCTTTGATCAGCTTTTGTATGCCAAACTCGGACCTCTAAATGCAAAAGTTATGTCTTGCATATTTTGGAGGCTGATTAAAGCACTAGTGTCAGAAAAATCTTCAGGCAATCTACTG GATGATAGCAAGATAAAGGATCTGTTTGTATTTTTTGCTTTGTCAAAGTTCGGAAATGCTTTCCATGAACACCTCCATTTCTTAGCAGCACAGTTCAGATCTGCCCACCTATTATCCAAGTTTTTTACAGACGAAG GTGTTCCTGCTGTAGTCCAAGTTGAAAGTCTGCAGTGCTATGGATCTCTTTGTACTCTGCAGCAAAATGAATGTCAAACTGATCTTTTGGCTGAATTTCCTTCTCTTCTTGTTCCATTGGCCAGTGATGATAAG TCTGTAAGGGATGCTTCCTTGGAGTGTATTGTTAAGTTACACGCCTTGTGGGGTCGTATTGAACATG GGTTCCAGTTTCTGGATGAACTTCTAACTGCGTTGGTTCagataaaaaaacttatattgtCTGACAAGAAAATTCTCTCAGCGTTGTTCACGTCCTCACTGGGGTCCACACCGGGCTCGTCCTATCATAATATCCTATTACCTCCAAATATGCAAAACAG GTTTgctaaaaaagaagaaatactTGAGTTCATTTTGGGTTATACTGAGAAATTCTCCAACTACGGGAAG CTAATGATTCTCTCCTTGCTCAAGGGAATTGGGAATCCTATTATAATGCATCCTAAAATTGCATCAATGCTGTCTAATTTAATGGAGAGATACTATGATAAACACGGCAATTCTTTCCAGAAATTTTCGAACACTGAAACTAGGATACTGTGTCTTTTGTTGGAG AACTGTGTAATGTCTTCTCCTTCAGGTGGAGATGATCTTCAAAACTCTTTACTGAAAGTGTTGCAG TTGGATGGCATGACTTCAGACAACCCTGCTTATGTAGAGCCTTGCATCACTGTCTTGAAAAAGCTTAATAGTCAATTCTACACGGGCTTGCAGGATAAAGCAAAG GAGCAATTATGTCTTGCACTTGTGTTTCTGTGCCGTAATGCTAATGGTGATGTACAAATTGCAACTAGAGAGGCCTTGATGCGTATAAAT ATAGATTTCAAAACTGTTGGCCGCATACTTGACCCCATAATTGCCCCAAAGTATGGCAAAATTAGGTCAGCagatgaaaagttaaaaaagagaCAGAAATTGACAACACATCATGAAGAAGAACTTGATGACATATGCAGAATAGATAATCTGGTCGACAGTCTTAGTTCCCTTCTTGATGTTTTGTTACTGAAGAAAGACATAGCAAACAG GCATTCTCTCTTAGACCCTTTATTTAAACTTCTTGGCATGGTATTTTCAGAAGAATGGGTAAATTACACTCTTTCCCTTGAGGAAGGATCATCCCAACCGCCATCAAGTCTTTTCGAAACTGTAAATCATATTCAACAGACTCTATTGATTATCCTGGAGGATATAATCATGTCTCATGATAGCATGGCTGTGCTAAAT GAAAAAATGACTAATGAGATTAATATTAAGCTACTGATAGACTGTGCCCGGACTACCGATGTTGTTGTCACCCGCAACCATATATTTTCTCTGCTTTCTGCTGTCATTAGAGTCTTACCAGAAAAAGTGTTTGGGCATCTAATTGATATTCTTCCAGTTATTGGAAAATCAGCTGTCACACAG ATCGACAGTCATTCAAAGCATGTATTTGAGGATCTTATATCTGCGATTGTTCCTTGTTGGCTGTCTAAGACAGATGATGTGGAGAAATTACTGAAG GTTTTCATAGATATATTTCCTGAAATTGTTGAGCACAGAAGGCTATCAATTGTTTTATATCTCCTACG AACTTTGGGCGAGGGTAAAAAATGCTTGGCCTCATTACTTAGATTGTTGTTCTCTTCCTTAGTTTCAAGGAACGTCACCTATTTTCTCAATATTGAGACGCCAGATGCTTTAACATTATGTACTATAGAGTGGGAATATAAATTAGCAGTGCAGATTTGTGAACAGTATGCAAGTATGACTTGGCTTCCTTCTTTAGTTTCCTTTTATGAACAGAGAGGAAACAAAAATGTTGACCAGTCAATGTTTCTGGAGTTGTTTCTGGCAATGCGCTTTTGTTTGCAGAAGTTGCAAGATCCTGAATTGTTGTTCAAACTAGAATCAGGAGTAGACTCTGTTGTCATTCAG AGTCAACTCAGAGAGCTTATGGAACATGTTGTTTTCCTCTTGCATCTTGTAGATGCAAGAAAAAAGGAACTAAATTTCCCTGTCATCATGAGGAAAGAGTTGAAGGAAACTATGCGCGCTGTTGTGAGGAATATAACAATGGTCATGATTCCTTCAATATACTTCAAGTGCATAATTAATTTGCTCCATCATTCAGATAAAGATGTTGGAGAAAAg GCTCTTGGGCTGTTATGTGATGCTGCAAGAAATCACGCAACAGTCAGCTTAACGTCTAAAGGCAACAAAGGTTCAAGGTCAAGATCAAGTTCTCGTTGGCTTCAATTGGATGAAAGTTCTCAAGAATCACTTGATAATATGTGTGTAGAAATTTGTAAAGTACTTGATGACGATTCATCAAGTAACTCCTTGAAAATGGCAGCAGTTTCAGCGTTGGAAGTTCTTGCAGAAAGGTTCCCTTCGAATAGTTCCACCTTTGTTGTATGCCTTGAATCTATTATTACAAGATGCAATACATCTCAGAACTCTGCCATGACTTCTAGTTGCCTTCGAACCTCTTCTGCGTTGATCAAAGTTCTTGGTCCAAAAGCACTGTCTAAACTTGATCAAATCATGGCCGTGATAAAGTCCTCTAAGGATTTGGAACCAAAAGCTAATGATGTTTCCCCAGCCTCAAATGCACCCCATCTTGTTTCTGTTCTTGTTACTTTGGAGGCAGTTGTTGACAAACTTGGTGGATTCCTAACTAAAGATCTAAAAAATATCATGGAGCTTCTGGTGCTTCGTCCGGAATATGTCTCAGGAATAGATGCCAAAGTGGAATCCCGAGCTCATGGATTACGAAAGCTTCTTGCGGAAAAAATTCCA GTACGGCTTGCCCTGCCGCCATTGATAGAACTATACCCTGCTGCTGTTGAGGCTGGGGATACAAGCTTAACAATTTTGTTTGATATGTTGGCAACATTTATTGGTACAATGGACAGATCATCTATTGTGGCATTCCATGGAAGGATTTTTGACTTTTGTTTGGTTGCTCTTGATCTTCGTGGAAGTCCTCATTCAGTTCAAAACATTGATTTAGTGGAAGAAGGTGTGAAGAATGCTATGCTGGCACTGACCCTAAAACTTACAGAGAGCATGTTCAAGCCTCTTTTTATAAGGAGTATTGAGTGGCTTGTCGATGAAACTGTATCTTCAGGAAGCATGGATAGGGCCATATCTTTCTATGGCATGGTAAATAAGCTTGCTGAGAACCATCG GTCATTGTTTGTTCCTTACTTCAAATACTTGCTTAGTAGCTGTGTTCATCATCTTGGCGATGGCGGATACCTTAAATTGTTTAGTTCGAGTCAGAAGAAAAAGAAGGCTAAGATTTTGGGTGACGGCGATGTAAAAGAAACAGATGTCTTGTCTATCAAGGGCTGGCATCTCAGGACACTGGTCTTGTCATCCTTACACAAGTGTTTCCTCTATGACACCGGGAGCCCAAAGTTTCTTGACTCGTCAAATTTCCAG ATGTTGTTGAAACCTATTGTTTCTCAACTTGACCTAGACCCACCTGCTTCCTTAGATGACCACATGAATATACCTAGCGTGAATGAATTTGATGACCTACTTGTTGTTTGCATCGGTCAAATGGCGGTCACAGCTGGCTCAGACCTTTTGTGGCAATCTCTGAACCACGAA GTTTTGATGCAGACACGTACCGAGAAGACGCGAGTTAGAATATTGGGCCTTAGAATTGTTAAATACCTTGTAGATAACTTGAAAGAAGAATATTTAGTGTTAGATGAAACAATTCCCATCCTCGGTGAACTGCTTGAGGATGTGGAACTTTCAGTTAAATCTCTTGCACAAGAAATTCTGCAGGAAATGGAGTCTTTGAGTGGGAAGAGCCTTTGA